In Syngnathus scovelli strain Florida chromosome 10, RoL_Ssco_1.2, whole genome shotgun sequence, the following are encoded in one genomic region:
- the kif1aa gene encoding kinesin-like protein KIF1A isoform X8, translated as MSGASVKVAVRVRPFNSREMGKDSKCIIQMSGNTTTIINPKQAKDNKSFNFDYSYWSHTTPEDVNYASQMLVYKDIGEEMLLHAFEGYNVCIFAYGQTGAGKSYTMMGKQDVKDQQGIIPLLCEDLFTKINDNADNSMSYSVEVSYMEIYCERVRDLLNPKNKGNLRVREHPLMGPYVEDLSKLAVTSYNDIQDLMDSGNKARTVAATNMNETSSRSHAVFNIIFTQKRHDADSENTSEKVSKISLVDLAGSERADSTGAKGTRLKEGANINKSLTTLGKVISALAEVDSGSNKNKKKKKVENFIPYRDSVLTWLLRENLGGNSRTAMVAALSPADINYDETLSTLRYADRAKQIRCNAVINEDPNNRLVRELKEEVSRLKDLLLAQGLGDIIDMTHAMTGMSPSPSLSVLSSRAGSIASLHDRIMFSPANEEAIERLKETEKIIAELNETWEEKLRRTEAIRMEREALLAEMGVAMREDGGTVGVFSPKKTPHLVNLNEDPLMSECLLYYIKDGITRVGRVDAASRQDIVLSGHFIIDEHCTFTSSTGPQGETVVLEPCEGAETYVNGKRVTEATVLKSGNRIILGKSHVFRFNHPVQARAERERTPCVETPVEPVDWAFAQRELLDKQGIDMKQEMEQRLQELEDQYRKEREEANNLLEQQRLDYESKLEALQKQVDLYNPEVTEEEEEPEEEVQWSERERELAEWSFRRWRCYQFTSLRDLLWGNAIFLKEANAISVELKKKVQFQFVLLTDTLYSPLPPDLLPPDPDKDRERRIFPQTIVAVEVQDQKNGATHYWTLEKLRQRLDQMREMYDRAAEVPPATAVVSSTRSNVTADDGESVTTGGDPFYDRFPWFRLVGRSFVYLSNLLYRVPLVHRVAVVSEKGDVKGFLRVAVQAISADEEAPDYGSGVRQSGTAKISFEDQQYEKFQSESCTAGLSRTGVSQEELRFVEGEGQSAETGPSADEVNNNTSGGDMDDVAVKSGLDGQVDVTAEHLKIGNIFTFRVTLLQASNIAAEYADIFCQFNFIHRHDEAFSTEPLKNPGRGPPLGFYHVQNIAVEVTKSFVDYISTQPIVFEVFGHYQKQAFLPLCKDVISPLRPCRRQFPRVMPLSKPVPATKLTAVARPQVGPCHCKYDLMVFFEICELEANGDYLPAVVDHRGGMPCHGTFLLHQGLQRRITVTIVHESGGDIEWRDVRELVVGRLRNTPECDESIVDPNILSLNILSAGYVRPLHDDRQFLDSDMPSSTCVAVSRLFSSYFDDLHGRLCKGRGQSISRRGLDPRTFYRFEAAWDSSMHNSLLLNRVTPYGEKIYMTLSAYLELEKCTQPAVVTKDVCMVFYSRDTKLSASRSIRNLFGAGSFRAADGNRVTGVYELSLCHLADAGSPGMQRRRRRVLDTSVAYVRGEENLAGWRPRSDSLILEHQWELDKLSLLQEVEKTKHFLLLREKLESTLLLASQVAQQLVEEPGEPSPPTRIHPEVCAASDITTERQRELATKCLRLLTHSFDREYTHVCVSASESKISEMSITTLRDSASISALNTITPSSTCPSLVEGCYDNAALRPPAPRSRAVSPSPEAQLDGEAKKCVGATTEGKPRIRRFVPDIQEIRVSPIVSKKGYLHFLEPHTNGWVKRYVVVRRPYVYIYNTERDAIERAILNLSSAQVEYSEDQQAMLKTPNTFAVCTEHRGILLQATSDKDMHDWLYAFNPLLAGTIRSKLSRRRVGQMRM; from the exons ATGTCAGGGGCCTCTGTGAAGGTGGCGGTCCGAGTCCGCCCTTTCAACTCTCGGGAGATGGGCAAAGACAGCAAATGCATCATCCAGATGTCGGGAAACACCACCA CCATCATCAACCCTAAGCAGGCCAAAGACAACAAGAGCTTCAATTTCGATTACTCCTATTGGTCACACACCACg CCCGAAGATGTGAACTACGCCTCTCAAATGCTGGTCTACAAAGACATCGGCGAAGAAATGCTGCTGCACGCCTTCGAGGGTTACAACGTTTGCATCTTTGCGTACGGCCAGACGGGCGCTGGCAAGTCCTACACCATGATGGGCAAGCAGGACGTCAAAGATCAACAAGGCATCATCCCCCTG ctttgtgaagacctCTTTACCAAAATCAATGACAACGCAGACAACAGCATGTCCTACTCTGTGGAG GTGAGCTACATGGAAATCTACTGCGAGCGTGTCCGCGACCTTCTCAACCCCAAGAACAAAGGCAACCTGCGGGTACGCGAGCATCCGCTGATGGGGCCCTACGTGGAGGATCTGTCAAAGCTGGCCGTCACCTCCTACAATGACATTCAGGACCTCATGGACTCTGGCAACAAAGCCAG GACGGTGGCCGCTACCAACATGAACGAAACCAGCAGTCGCTCGCATGCCGTTTTTAACATCATCTTCACACAGAAACGCCACGACGCCGACAGCGAAAACACCTCTGAGAAG GTTAGCAAAATCAGTTTGGTGGATCTAGCAGGCAGCGAGAGAGCTGATTCCACTGGAGCCAAAGGGACCAGGCTGAAA GAAGGAGCCAACATCAACAAATCTCTAACCACATTGGGAAAAGTCATCTCCGCTTTGGCAGAAGTG GACTCTGGATCAAACAAG aacaaaaagaagaagaaagtggAAAATTTTATTCCTTATCGCGATTCGGTGCTGACTTGGCTGCTCCGAGAGAATCTCG GCGGCAACTCTCGCACAGCCATGGTGGCTGCTCTGAGCCCGGCGGACATCAACTACGACGAGACTCTCAGCACACTCAG GTATGCCGACCGCGCCAAACAAATCCGCTGCAACGCCGTCATCAACGAGGACCCCAACAACCGGCTGGTGCGCGAATTGAAGGAGGAGGTGTCCCGCCTCAAAGACCTGCTCTTAGCCCAAGGCCTGGGGGACATCATCGACA TGACCCACGCCATGACAGGCATGAGTCCGTCGCCATCACTGTCGGTGCTTTCTAGCCGAGCCGGCTCCATCGCCAGCCTGCACGACCGCATCATGTTCAGCCCGGCTAACGAGGAGGCCATCGAGCGTCTAAAG GAAACTGAGAAAATCATCGCCGAGCTCAACGAGACGTGGGAAGAGAAACTTCGTCGGACCGAAGCCATTCGAATGGAACG AGAGGCCCTTCTAGCTGAAATGGGCGTGGCCATGCGCGAGGACGGCGGCACAGTCGGCGTCTTCTCCCCCAAGAAG ACGCCTCATCTGGTGAACCTGAACGAGGACCCTCTCATGTCCGAGTGCTTGCTCTACTACATCAAGGATGGAATCACCAG GGTGGGCCGCGTGGACGCCGCAAGCCGCCAGGACATCGTTCTAAGCGGCCACTTCATCATAGATGAGCACTGCACTTTCACCAGCTCCACTGGCCCGCAAGGAGAAA CCGTTGTCCTGGAGCCCTGCGAAGGAGCCGAGACCTACGTTAACGGGAAGAGAGTGACGGAGGCCACGGTCCTTAAATCAG GAAATCGTATCATCCTGGGCAAGAGCCACGTGTTCCGCTTCAACCACCCAGTGCAGGCACGAGCCGAGAGGGAGAGGACCCCATGCGTGGAGACCCCCGTGGAGCCCGTCGACTGGGCCTTTGCTCAGAGGGAGCTGCTGGACAAGCAAGGCATCGACATGAAGCAAGAGATGGAGCAGAG GCTGCAAGAGCTGGAGGATCAATATCgcaaagagagagaggaggccAACAACCTGCTGGAGCAGCAAAGACTG GATTATGAGAGCAAGCTGGAGGCTCTTCAGAAGCAGGTGGATCTTTATAACCCAGAAGTtaccgaggaagaggaggagccagAAGAAGAAG TCCAGTGGAGCGAGCGTGAACGAGAGTTAGCCGAGTGGAGCTTTCGCAGGTGGCGCTGCTACCAGTTCACCTCCCTGCGGGACCTCCTGTGGGGCAACGCCATTTTCCTCAAGGAGGCCAACGCCATCAGCGTGGAGCTCAAAAAGAAG GTTCAGTTCCAGTTCGTGCTGTTGACCGACACCCTCTATTCGCCGCTCCCGCCAGACCTGCTGCCTCCCGATCCAGACAAAGACCGCGAGAGGCGAATCTTCCCGCAAACCATCGTGGCTGTGGAGGTGCAGGACCAGAAGAATGGAGCCACTCACTACTGGACACTCGAAAAACTCAG GCAAAGACTTGATCAGATGCGGGAGATGTACGACCGTGCCGCCGAGGTCCCCCCCGCCACTGCCGTTGTCTCCTCAACGCGTTCCAATGTCACCGCAGATGACGGTGAAAGCGTCACGACGGGCGGCGACCCTTTTTACGACCGCTTCCCGTGGTTCCGACTGGTGGGCAG GTCATTCGTGTACTTGAGCAACCTGCTGTACCGCGTTCCCTTGGTTCACCGCGTGGCCGTCGTGAGCGAGAAGGGCGACGTGAAGGGCTTCCTCCGCGTGGCCGTGCAGGCCATATCGG CCGATGAGGAAGCGCCCGACTACGGCTCAGGGGTGCGACAGTCTGGCACTGCCAAGATCTCCTTTGAAGATCAACAATACGAAAAG TTTCAGTCAGAGTCCTGCACAGCCGGACTTTCCCGCACCGGAGTATCCCAGGAGGAGCTTCGCTTTGTGGAGGGCGAGGGGCAGAGTGCGGAAACGGGACCTTCAGCCGATGAAGTCAACAATAACACAT CCGGTGGTGATATGGACGACGTAGCGGTGAAGTCGGGACTGGACGGCCAAGTGGACGTGACGGCGGAGCATCTGAAGATTGGGAACATTTTCACCTTCCGTGTCACTCTCCTACAAGCATCCAACATCGCCGCTGAGTATGCTGACATCTTCTGCCAGTTCAA TTTCATCCACCGACACGATGAAGCCTTCTCCACGGAACCCTTGAAGAACCCGGGCCGTGGACCCCCGCTGGGCTTTTACCACGTACAGAAT ATCGCCGTTGAAGTGACCAAATCGTTCGTGGACTACATCAGCACTCAGCCCATCGTGTTTGAGGTGTTTGGACACTACCAGAAACAAGCTTTCCTTCCTCTCTGTAAAGATGTCATCAG TCCACTGCGGCCCTGTAGGAGACAGTTCCCCCGTGTGATGCCTCTGTCCAAACCag TTCCGGCCACTAAGCTGACGGCGGTGGCTCGCCCGCAAGTAGGACCATGCCACTGCAAGTACGACCTGATGGTTTTCTTTGAGATCTGTGAGCTGGAAGCCAATGGAGA CTACCTCCCTGCTGTGGTGGACCACAGAGGAGGAATGCCTTGTCATgggactttcctcctgcaccag GGTCTTCAGAGGAGAATTACTGTCACAATCGTGCACGAGTCCGGCGGCGATATTGAATGGAGAGATGTGCGAGAGCTCGTTGTGG GGCGACTCCGCAACACCCCCGAATGTGACGAAAGCATCGTGGACCCCAACATTCTGTCCCTCAACATTTTGTCTGCCGGCTACGTCAGGCCTTTGCACGACGACAG acagTTTCTTGATTCGGACATGCCTAG CTCCACTTGTGTTGCCGTTTCTCGTTTGTTCTCTTCATACTTTGATGATCTGCATGGCCGGCTTTGCAAGGGGCGGGGTCAAAG CATCTCCCGTCGGGGACTTGATCCGAG GACGTTCTACCGCTTCGAGGCGGCGTGGGACAGCTCCATGCACAACTCCTTGCTCCTCAACAGAGTCACCCCGTATGGCGAGAAGATCTACATGACGCTCTCGGCTTATTTGGAG ctggagAAATGCACGCAGCCGGCCGTGGTGACCAAAGATGTCTGCATGGTCTTCTACTCTCGCGACACCAAACTGTCCGCCTCGCGTTCCATTCGGAACCTTTTCGGCGCCGGAAGCTTCAGAGCGGCCGATGG aaaCCGAGTGACAGGCGTGTACGAGTTGAGCCTGTGCCACTTGGCGGACGCGGGGAGTCCGGGCATGCAGCGGCGCAGGCGGCGAGTCCTGGACACGTCGGTGGCGTATGTCCGCGGCGAGGAGAACCTGGCCGGTTGGCGGCCTCGCAGCGACAGCCTCATCCTCGAGCATCAATGGGAGCTCGACAAGCTCAGCTTGCTTCAAGAA GTGGAGAAGACCAAACATTTCCTGCTACTGCGGGAGAAGCTGGAGTCCACCCTACTGCTGGCTAGTCAGGTGGCTCAGCAACTGGTGGAGGAACCAGGCGAGCCATCTCCGCCCACCCGGATTCATCCGGAGGTCTGCGCCGCATCTGACATCACCACTGAGAGGCAACGGGAGCTCGCCACCAAG TGTCTGCGGCTGCTCACTCACTCCTTCGACAGGGAATACACTCACGTGTGCGTCAGCGCCAGTGAAAGCAAG ATCTCAGAGATGTCCATCACCACGCTGAGAGACTCGGCCTCCATCTCTGCCCTCAACACCATCACGCCCTCGTCCACCTGCCCTTCCCTGGTGGAGGGTTGCTATGACAACGCTGCTCTCAG acctCCTGCTCCTCGCTCTCGCGCCGTCAGTCCTAGTCCCGAAGCGCAACTGGACGGCGAAGCCAAGAAGTGCGTGGGCGCAACCACGGAAGGGAAACCTCGCATACGTCGATTTGTCCCGGACATCCAAGAGATCCGAGTCAG CCCTATCGTGTCCAAAAAGGGTTACCTGCACTTCCTGGAGCCACACACCAACGGCTGGGTGAAGCGTTACGTGGTGGTGCGCCGGCCGTACGTCTACATCTACAACACGGAGCGCGACGCCATCGAGCGCGCCATTCTCAACCTTTCCTCGGCGCAGGTCGAATACAGCGAAGACCAGCAGGCCATGCTCAAG ACCCCCAACACGTTTGCCGTGTGCACGGAACACCGCGGAATATTGCTTCAAGCCACAAGTGACAAAGACATGCACGACTGGCTGTATGCCTTCAATCCTCTCCTGGCGGGGACTATCAG ATCCAAGTTGTCCAGAAGACGAGTGGGACAGAtgaggatgtga
- the kif1aa gene encoding kinesin-like protein KIF1A isoform X7 has product MSGASVKVAVRVRPFNSREMGKDSKCIIQMSGNTTTIINPKQAKDNKSFNFDYSYWSHTTPEDVNYASQMLVYKDIGEEMLLHAFEGYNVCIFAYGQTGAGKSYTMMGKQDVKDQQGIIPLLCEDLFTKINDNADNSMSYSVEVSYMEIYCERVRDLLNPKNKGNLRVREHPLMGPYVEDLSKLAVTSYNDIQDLMDSGNKARTVAATNMNETSSRSHAVFNIIFTQKRHDADSENTSEKVSKISLVDLAGSERADSTGAKGTRLKEGANINKSLTTLGKVISALAEVDSGSNKNKKKKKVENFIPYRDSVLTWLLRENLGGNSRTAMVAALSPADINYDETLSTLRYADRAKQIRCNAVINEDPNNRLVRELKEEVSRLKDLLLAQGLGDIIDTFRGTAAEIEGLKLTHAMTGMSPSPSLSVLSSRAGSIASLHDRIMFSPANEEAIERLKETEKIIAELNETWEEKLRRTEAIRMEREALLAEMGVAMREDGGTVGVFSPKKTPHLVNLNEDPLMSECLLYYIKDGITRVGRVDAASRQDIVLSGHFIIDEHCTFTSSTGPQGETVVLEPCEGAETYVNGKRVTEATVLKSGNRIILGKSHVFRFNHPVQARAERERTPCVETPVEPVDWAFAQRELLDKQGIDMKQEMEQRLQELEDQYRKEREEANNLLEQQRLDYESKLEALQKQVDLYNPEVTEEEEEPEEEVQWSERERELAEWSFRRWRCYQFTSLRDLLWGNAIFLKEANAISVELKKKVQFQFVLLTDTLYSPLPPDLLPPDPDKDRERRIFPQTIVAVEVQDQKNGATHYWTLEKLRQRLDQMREMYDRAAEVPPATAVVSSTRSNVTADDGESVTTGGDPFYDRFPWFRLVGRSFVYLSNLLYRVPLVHRVAVVSEKGDVKGFLRVAVQAISADEEAPDYGSGVRQSGTAKISFEDQQYEKFQSESCTAGLSRTGVSQEELRFVEGEGQSAETGPSADEVNNNTSGGDMDDVAVKSGLDGQVDVTAEHLKIGNIFTFRVTLLQASNIAAEYADIFCQFNFIHRHDEAFSTEPLKNPGRGPPLGFYHVQNIAVEVTKSFVDYISTQPIVFEVFGHYQKQAFLPLCKDVISPLRPCRRQFPRVMPLSKPVPATKLTAVARPQVGPCHCKYDLMVFFEICELEANGDYLPAVVDHRGGMPCHGTFLLHQGLQRRITVTIVHESGGDIEWRDVRELVVGRLRNTPECDESIVDPNILSLNILSAGYVRPLHDDRQFLDSDMPSSTCVAVSRLFSSYFDDLHGRLCKGRGQSISRRGLDPRTFYRFEAAWDSSMHNSLLLNRVTPYGEKIYMTLSAYLELEKCTQPAVVTKDVCMVFYSRDTKLSASRSIRNLFGAGSFRAADGNRVTGVYELSLCHLADAGSPGMQRRRRRVLDTSVAYVRGEENLAGWRPRSDSLILEHQWELDKLSLLQEVEKTKHFLLLREKLESTLLLASQVAQQLVEEPGEPSPPTRIHPEVCAASDITTERQRELATKCLRLLTHSFDREYTHVCVSASESKISEMSITTLRDSASISALNTITPSSTCPSLVEGCYDNAALRPPAPRSRAVSPSPEAQLDGEAKKCVGATTEGKPRIRRFVPDIQEIRVSPIVSKKGYLHFLEPHTNGWVKRYVVVRRPYVYIYNTERDAIERAILNLSSAQVEYSEDQQAMLKTPNTFAVCTEHRGILLQATSDKDMHDWLYAFNPLLAGTIRSKLSRRRVGQMRM; this is encoded by the exons ATGTCAGGGGCCTCTGTGAAGGTGGCGGTCCGAGTCCGCCCTTTCAACTCTCGGGAGATGGGCAAAGACAGCAAATGCATCATCCAGATGTCGGGAAACACCACCA CCATCATCAACCCTAAGCAGGCCAAAGACAACAAGAGCTTCAATTTCGATTACTCCTATTGGTCACACACCACg CCCGAAGATGTGAACTACGCCTCTCAAATGCTGGTCTACAAAGACATCGGCGAAGAAATGCTGCTGCACGCCTTCGAGGGTTACAACGTTTGCATCTTTGCGTACGGCCAGACGGGCGCTGGCAAGTCCTACACCATGATGGGCAAGCAGGACGTCAAAGATCAACAAGGCATCATCCCCCTG ctttgtgaagacctCTTTACCAAAATCAATGACAACGCAGACAACAGCATGTCCTACTCTGTGGAG GTGAGCTACATGGAAATCTACTGCGAGCGTGTCCGCGACCTTCTCAACCCCAAGAACAAAGGCAACCTGCGGGTACGCGAGCATCCGCTGATGGGGCCCTACGTGGAGGATCTGTCAAAGCTGGCCGTCACCTCCTACAATGACATTCAGGACCTCATGGACTCTGGCAACAAAGCCAG GACGGTGGCCGCTACCAACATGAACGAAACCAGCAGTCGCTCGCATGCCGTTTTTAACATCATCTTCACACAGAAACGCCACGACGCCGACAGCGAAAACACCTCTGAGAAG GTTAGCAAAATCAGTTTGGTGGATCTAGCAGGCAGCGAGAGAGCTGATTCCACTGGAGCCAAAGGGACCAGGCTGAAA GAAGGAGCCAACATCAACAAATCTCTAACCACATTGGGAAAAGTCATCTCCGCTTTGGCAGAAGTG GACTCTGGATCAAACAAG aacaaaaagaagaagaaagtggAAAATTTTATTCCTTATCGCGATTCGGTGCTGACTTGGCTGCTCCGAGAGAATCTCG GCGGCAACTCTCGCACAGCCATGGTGGCTGCTCTGAGCCCGGCGGACATCAACTACGACGAGACTCTCAGCACACTCAG GTATGCCGACCGCGCCAAACAAATCCGCTGCAACGCCGTCATCAACGAGGACCCCAACAACCGGCTGGTGCGCGAATTGAAGGAGGAGGTGTCCCGCCTCAAAGACCTGCTCTTAGCCCAAGGCCTGGGGGACATCATCGACA CATTTCGAGGCACTGCTGCTGAGATTGAGGGTTTGAAAC TGACCCACGCCATGACAGGCATGAGTCCGTCGCCATCACTGTCGGTGCTTTCTAGCCGAGCCGGCTCCATCGCCAGCCTGCACGACCGCATCATGTTCAGCCCGGCTAACGAGGAGGCCATCGAGCGTCTAAAG GAAACTGAGAAAATCATCGCCGAGCTCAACGAGACGTGGGAAGAGAAACTTCGTCGGACCGAAGCCATTCGAATGGAACG AGAGGCCCTTCTAGCTGAAATGGGCGTGGCCATGCGCGAGGACGGCGGCACAGTCGGCGTCTTCTCCCCCAAGAAG ACGCCTCATCTGGTGAACCTGAACGAGGACCCTCTCATGTCCGAGTGCTTGCTCTACTACATCAAGGATGGAATCACCAG GGTGGGCCGCGTGGACGCCGCAAGCCGCCAGGACATCGTTCTAAGCGGCCACTTCATCATAGATGAGCACTGCACTTTCACCAGCTCCACTGGCCCGCAAGGAGAAA CCGTTGTCCTGGAGCCCTGCGAAGGAGCCGAGACCTACGTTAACGGGAAGAGAGTGACGGAGGCCACGGTCCTTAAATCAG GAAATCGTATCATCCTGGGCAAGAGCCACGTGTTCCGCTTCAACCACCCAGTGCAGGCACGAGCCGAGAGGGAGAGGACCCCATGCGTGGAGACCCCCGTGGAGCCCGTCGACTGGGCCTTTGCTCAGAGGGAGCTGCTGGACAAGCAAGGCATCGACATGAAGCAAGAGATGGAGCAGAG GCTGCAAGAGCTGGAGGATCAATATCgcaaagagagagaggaggccAACAACCTGCTGGAGCAGCAAAGACTG GATTATGAGAGCAAGCTGGAGGCTCTTCAGAAGCAGGTGGATCTTTATAACCCAGAAGTtaccgaggaagaggaggagccagAAGAAGAAG TCCAGTGGAGCGAGCGTGAACGAGAGTTAGCCGAGTGGAGCTTTCGCAGGTGGCGCTGCTACCAGTTCACCTCCCTGCGGGACCTCCTGTGGGGCAACGCCATTTTCCTCAAGGAGGCCAACGCCATCAGCGTGGAGCTCAAAAAGAAG GTTCAGTTCCAGTTCGTGCTGTTGACCGACACCCTCTATTCGCCGCTCCCGCCAGACCTGCTGCCTCCCGATCCAGACAAAGACCGCGAGAGGCGAATCTTCCCGCAAACCATCGTGGCTGTGGAGGTGCAGGACCAGAAGAATGGAGCCACTCACTACTGGACACTCGAAAAACTCAG GCAAAGACTTGATCAGATGCGGGAGATGTACGACCGTGCCGCCGAGGTCCCCCCCGCCACTGCCGTTGTCTCCTCAACGCGTTCCAATGTCACCGCAGATGACGGTGAAAGCGTCACGACGGGCGGCGACCCTTTTTACGACCGCTTCCCGTGGTTCCGACTGGTGGGCAG GTCATTCGTGTACTTGAGCAACCTGCTGTACCGCGTTCCCTTGGTTCACCGCGTGGCCGTCGTGAGCGAGAAGGGCGACGTGAAGGGCTTCCTCCGCGTGGCCGTGCAGGCCATATCGG CCGATGAGGAAGCGCCCGACTACGGCTCAGGGGTGCGACAGTCTGGCACTGCCAAGATCTCCTTTGAAGATCAACAATACGAAAAG TTTCAGTCAGAGTCCTGCACAGCCGGACTTTCCCGCACCGGAGTATCCCAGGAGGAGCTTCGCTTTGTGGAGGGCGAGGGGCAGAGTGCGGAAACGGGACCTTCAGCCGATGAAGTCAACAATAACACAT CCGGTGGTGATATGGACGACGTAGCGGTGAAGTCGGGACTGGACGGCCAAGTGGACGTGACGGCGGAGCATCTGAAGATTGGGAACATTTTCACCTTCCGTGTCACTCTCCTACAAGCATCCAACATCGCCGCTGAGTATGCTGACATCTTCTGCCAGTTCAA TTTCATCCACCGACACGATGAAGCCTTCTCCACGGAACCCTTGAAGAACCCGGGCCGTGGACCCCCGCTGGGCTTTTACCACGTACAGAAT ATCGCCGTTGAAGTGACCAAATCGTTCGTGGACTACATCAGCACTCAGCCCATCGTGTTTGAGGTGTTTGGACACTACCAGAAACAAGCTTTCCTTCCTCTCTGTAAAGATGTCATCAG TCCACTGCGGCCCTGTAGGAGACAGTTCCCCCGTGTGATGCCTCTGTCCAAACCag TTCCGGCCACTAAGCTGACGGCGGTGGCTCGCCCGCAAGTAGGACCATGCCACTGCAAGTACGACCTGATGGTTTTCTTTGAGATCTGTGAGCTGGAAGCCAATGGAGA CTACCTCCCTGCTGTGGTGGACCACAGAGGAGGAATGCCTTGTCATgggactttcctcctgcaccag GGTCTTCAGAGGAGAATTACTGTCACAATCGTGCACGAGTCCGGCGGCGATATTGAATGGAGAGATGTGCGAGAGCTCGTTGTGG GGCGACTCCGCAACACCCCCGAATGTGACGAAAGCATCGTGGACCCCAACATTCTGTCCCTCAACATTTTGTCTGCCGGCTACGTCAGGCCTTTGCACGACGACAG acagTTTCTTGATTCGGACATGCCTAG CTCCACTTGTGTTGCCGTTTCTCGTTTGTTCTCTTCATACTTTGATGATCTGCATGGCCGGCTTTGCAAGGGGCGGGGTCAAAG CATCTCCCGTCGGGGACTTGATCCGAG GACGTTCTACCGCTTCGAGGCGGCGTGGGACAGCTCCATGCACAACTCCTTGCTCCTCAACAGAGTCACCCCGTATGGCGAGAAGATCTACATGACGCTCTCGGCTTATTTGGAG ctggagAAATGCACGCAGCCGGCCGTGGTGACCAAAGATGTCTGCATGGTCTTCTACTCTCGCGACACCAAACTGTCCGCCTCGCGTTCCATTCGGAACCTTTTCGGCGCCGGAAGCTTCAGAGCGGCCGATGG aaaCCGAGTGACAGGCGTGTACGAGTTGAGCCTGTGCCACTTGGCGGACGCGGGGAGTCCGGGCATGCAGCGGCGCAGGCGGCGAGTCCTGGACACGTCGGTGGCGTATGTCCGCGGCGAGGAGAACCTGGCCGGTTGGCGGCCTCGCAGCGACAGCCTCATCCTCGAGCATCAATGGGAGCTCGACAAGCTCAGCTTGCTTCAAGAA GTGGAGAAGACCAAACATTTCCTGCTACTGCGGGAGAAGCTGGAGTCCACCCTACTGCTGGCTAGTCAGGTGGCTCAGCAACTGGTGGAGGAACCAGGCGAGCCATCTCCGCCCACCCGGATTCATCCGGAGGTCTGCGCCGCATCTGACATCACCACTGAGAGGCAACGGGAGCTCGCCACCAAG TGTCTGCGGCTGCTCACTCACTCCTTCGACAGGGAATACACTCACGTGTGCGTCAGCGCCAGTGAAAGCAAG ATCTCAGAGATGTCCATCACCACGCTGAGAGACTCGGCCTCCATCTCTGCCCTCAACACCATCACGCCCTCGTCCACCTGCCCTTCCCTGGTGGAGGGTTGCTATGACAACGCTGCTCTCAG acctCCTGCTCCTCGCTCTCGCGCCGTCAGTCCTAGTCCCGAAGCGCAACTGGACGGCGAAGCCAAGAAGTGCGTGGGCGCAACCACGGAAGGGAAACCTCGCATACGTCGATTTGTCCCGGACATCCAAGAGATCCGAGTCAG CCCTATCGTGTCCAAAAAGGGTTACCTGCACTTCCTGGAGCCACACACCAACGGCTGGGTGAAGCGTTACGTGGTGGTGCGCCGGCCGTACGTCTACATCTACAACACGGAGCGCGACGCCATCGAGCGCGCCATTCTCAACCTTTCCTCGGCGCAGGTCGAATACAGCGAAGACCAGCAGGCCATGCTCAAG ACCCCCAACACGTTTGCCGTGTGCACGGAACACCGCGGAATATTGCTTCAAGCCACAAGTGACAAAGACATGCACGACTGGCTGTATGCCTTCAATCCTCTCCTGGCGGGGACTATCAG ATCCAAGTTGTCCAGAAGACGAGTGGGACAGAtgaggatgtga